Sequence from the Pan paniscus chromosome 12, NHGRI_mPanPan1-v2.0_pri, whole genome shotgun sequence genome:
aaatatatacacagcattCAGTAGGCTTGTGTCAAAAAGGTAATTTCTGACCAAAAGACTTCATTTAAGTGACTGAATACTGGATCCTTCTGGTATTCACGCTCCACCTTTGAAAAAAGGCAAAGTCTGCTTAGATTGGGCAATTCCTTGTGATTTTAACGTTTTCGCTCCCCATGGTGGGAATAGTATATAAAGAAAACCTTCCAACTGCAGAAAGGGCATTTAAAAGTCTTTTTCATAAATAACGAATATCACAGTCCAAGTAAGAGAACACCCTGGGAAGATGATCattcttagttttccttccatttttttttctttttaaaaaggtccATTCAACTTGTCCTCCTTGTGAAATGGTTGAAAAATAAGTTCAGCACTTAAAAGATTCCgtgaatttgttgttgttgttgttgtgcaaagaataaaagaaatcatGAACACCTGCGAAAGAGTGGGGGAGAAAGGCATGTTTAAGAGAATGTAACCTAAGGGCAGAGGCGGGCGACTGGCGCCGGGAGGAAGCCACAGTTTGAACATTTAACCAAACACTCAAAGATTGGGCAAACCCTGGCGTCCAGATCCAACACACACACTCGCCTCGACAGCgcaaattaaacattaaaatagctGAGACTCAAGGGAAAAACTTCCCAACCCAATCTCCTATTTGGATCTCCAACAGCAGTGCTACAGGCGCCAGTCTGCTTCTTGTAACAATTATTTGATTGAAAACAGCCCTTTAGTTAACAGATAGGGAAGTCTGGGATCCCACATCACAGGGTTGAAGGCACAGGGTAGCAATCCTCAACTAGCCCAGAGAATCCCAGAGGACTATAGTTTTAGGGAAGGAGGATCACTATGGAATTTGTGGCGATAAGATTAATTACAGTGGAGGTTAGTACCTCATAGTACCAGAGGACTCGTAGGAAGAGCCAGGGCATTACATTTGCTACAAAGCCAATACACACGTTCCTCGGCCGCCTTCGTAGTAAGTTATTGGCATCATTtccttttaaaggaaaatgttcTGTGATCTCGAGCACCCAAAGCTACAAGCTCCTTCATGTCTAGTGAGACAATGTAGTACGGGTAACACCGCGAAGTAAGCATGCATTTACCAAATCAGACATTTTATAGATACACAAGCAAAAACAcatgcgcgcgcgcgcacacacaccgAGGGGCAGTTTACCCACGGGTGGCACAAGCAAACACTCACCGCTTATTCAGCCACACAGTGCTTTGCTGTCATTTGACATTAACTCAGAAGGGAATTCAGAAGCCTGGAAAGAAAGAGGATAAAGAGTACGAGGTTAAGACAACGTTAAGtagaaagggtttttttttttttttgaagtagtcCACAGACCAGCAAGTTCCGTTAAACACGTTTATGGTAACAATTCAGATTTAAAGACAGACGCATTAACATGTCAGAACTTACTAGCAATTTCACGCACAGCTCAATCTACAGCAgattctgaagaaaataaagttaaatagcTCATGCGAAAGTCACCATCTGGGCTACGGATCTCCTAGTGACAGCCCAGACGACCGCGGGAGTGTGCGGCGGCGGGGCGGGGACCCCGGAGCAGGTCTTACCTGCAAGGACAGGATGCTGATATCCGTGTTGAGGGTGGTCAGCGGCGTCCTGGACGCCTGGGTCTGCCCGGGTCTCTGGTGATGCAGGCTGACAATAGTGGGATGCGAGTCCAGGGCGATCTGCAGGTCCAAGATGTAGTCGATGACGTGCTGCAGGATTTCCATCTTGCTCACCTTCTTGTTCTGGGGGATGCTGGGCACCAGCTCCTTGAGCTTGGAGTAGCAGTCGTTCATGTTGTATAGCAGGCTCATCGGGTCGTCCACCGGGGTTTTGCTCCGGGAGATGCCCAGGCTGTGGTCCGACAGGCTGTTTTTCCTAACGGACCTCACGGGACTGAAGGCTTTCATGCTGACCGCGAGGGAAGACGAGACCGGGAGGGAGCTGGCTGCCCTGAAGCTCAGGCCGCCGCTGCCGCCTGCTGAGCTAGCTGCGCTTGGCACCGGGCTCGGCTCAGAATGAAGCCCGAGCCCGGCGGGGCGGCTTTTATCCGCACTCGCCGGGGCCACACGCTCGAGCTTCCCTTCGTCCCCATTGGCGGAAGGTGGCACGTCTATCAAGACGAGCGGGCGCTTCCATTGGTGGGCGCGGGCGCGGGGCGTGGGCTTGGGTCTTCCGCGTTCGCAGCCAATCCCCGCGGGGTGGGCGGGGCGCGAGCCCAGCTGGGGTGGTAAATAGAGTACAGTACAGTAAGTGCGGGGCTGGCGGGGAGCggcgggcggggggcggggggcggggaggagggagacgggaggagggagaggaggagggaggagagagagaagggaagatgggggaggggaagggggaggggaaggaggagggagaagggggcaGACCCTGGGCGCCTAAATATGCATTCTTAATTCTAATTCCAAGCGCGCGGCGGGACCCTTGCCCTGGGGGTGTTCCCAGACCAAGCCCTACACACCTTGGAGCTGTCCGCAGCTCTAAAATCACAGCTACACGGGCGAGTTCAGCACCGCAGGGGGGAAgccacagttcactgcaacccatCGGAGGGAGAGCGTGAGGAAAGATAGAAAGCATTTCAGAAGAAAGTGAAAACGCAAATTAGGTTGTCACTGAAGAGTCACGTTTGTAGAGTGAGTTCGTCTCTTCAGATAAGGAAAAGTTATGTTAACACAAACAAACCACCCACGCACGCATTCGACGACAGGCTTAGTGTGGGCTTTTGCAACCCGGAGCAGCGCGGGAGGCATTACTGTAAACTCAAGAAAATGAGTACTTATTGGAAACCATGCCCAACCTCACCGGTCGCTAAGGAGCTCTCACAGGCAGGGCGCTTTCAGGGTTCCTTTTCAAGAAGAAGGCAGGGCTATTATAATGATTGTATTAATCGGAAATAATTAGGAGAATTTGCATATTGAAACTACATTTACATACACTGCCCTTGAAAGGCTGCCGGTCTGTGCCCTTCCGTGTAGGTGGCAAAGTAATGTGATTAATTATGCACTAATTGTGATTTCTGATGTTACATTCCAACACCTAGAGGAGTTCCAAAGCTTTGTGACAGATAGGTGGCCCTAGCCATTGATAGACATCTTcacactaaggaaaaaaaaatattgtcatATATGAGGTTTGGAATCTTTTCAGCACAGTACTGAATACGggttcaaggttttttttttttttttggctgaaaaTCTTTAAGAACTCGTTCTTTCAgtctaacttttaaaaagtttgcaGCTATTTACTCAAATACCTTAATTTTCACATAATTGTAGCTTATCTAGAATTCTGTTTTGACCAGTCTGTCAGtttcttgtttttgaaaatatttgctcCAGAAAACAATGAACTAGAAAACTCCAGGAAAGGCAATATTCAAATCTTATTTACTTTCTGCCTCAATCTCTACCTCCTTTGCATTTCAGAAAGCGGAAGGGGCAGGCCTAGAGGCTGAAAGAAAAGCTCGATAATGGGGAAACAGTGTTTTTTCCTTCAATTAATGATTAATTTCTCAGCTGGTGGGGCCAGCAGTCTCTGACCGTCACGTGACAGCTATGCGCCCCATGACGCCTCTCCAGGGAGGCAGAGTGGGTGGCACTGAGGTGGAGCTCACCTTCCTGAAATTCAGCCCCCTCAGTTTGGAGGAAGGAGGTAAACTGTTTCCTGTCCAGCCAGAGGTTTGCGGAGGGCCTTCCCAAGGCCAGGCAATGCTGCCTGCGACTCTGTCCCTGACAGCGTTGGACGCACCGTATCTCTTCTGATATTAAGTCTGGAAGTGATTTACTATCCGAGTCCTCCCACAGTTCGAGCCTTTTGATGtactttgtgtgcatgtgtttctgTCACATACGTGCCACAGTGGAACAGATTTTGTTTTGACACTATTTTGGTTCATGATGTTATACTTTGACTATTTTACAATAATAGCCAATGTAAACAAACATCTTTGGGATTCTCAAATTATTACTTATGATTCTTGGACATTGCAGCTCTTCGATACTGACGCATTCCTAGCTTTTTCCAAGGACACCGTATGTTAACATCCGTGCCAGCCTCATTATCCCCAcagccaggctctgggctgggcgGTAATGAGCATTGTGCGGTTTCACTTTACACTTTGCAAAGTTGATTAAGGCAGTGCCTTCTCCCATGATCATTTTTGTACCCTGATGTAGTAAAATGGCTAAATATGGTGAAAGTTTTCTGGTGTTTCTTTCTTTAGCTGCCATGTCAGAGTCCAGTCTGCCTGGCTGTGCTGAATTCGATTCTATTGGCACACTACCCAGTTTTACATTCATTTAAAGATCATTTAAAGGGGATTACGAAGCTGTATAAGTTAATGATTTAAACAAGGCCTAAGTTACTAGTGTGTCTGTTTCAGCACGCCCAATATGAAATCACCTTAAAAATTGCTTTCGTGGGGGAAAATCGTGTCGGAGCATTTTCGAAGTGGGTTTAAAAGCAAGTCAAAATCTGTCAATTGGTGGCTTGGGTGGGTTTGCATTTGAGGCCTCCAAAGTTCAAACGGCCCCAGCTAGAGGGAGGGCTAGATCCGCGGGCGGTGGGAAGGTGTGCAGGGCTTCCGCTGGTGGGTGTTGGTGCGGTCCCCCTCGACTCCCCACCGGGACGCCCCCACCCCGTGGCAGCGACAGACCGGCCCGTAAGGTCCCCCAGCCTGGCTCCAGGACTCACTCACTCCGCCTCTAGGGCAGGCCCCGCGGCGGCTCTCGCGTCCGGGCCCCTCGCGGTAATCAGAAGCAGCTCCGGGCCGGGAGCTCCGCGCTGGCCAGGCCGCCTTTGCCACCCCCGCGTGATGCGCCGGGGGGCGGGAGGAGCCTGCGGGGGCGGGGGGCGCGTCTCAAGGTCCTCCCTGCACATCTGGCGCAATGGGGAGCGTTCGCCTTTCTTTCCCGGGTTTTGTTCTCACAGCTGTGTCCATTCCGCCCGTGACCCCGCGAGTGATCCCTGACAGGTGATGAattggcggcggcggcggcggcggcgcgcggGCCAGGCCGCGGCGGGGCCGGAGCCGGAGCCCCGGAGCAGACTCTCTGGCGCCAGGCGCGTGACGCCGCCCATTCACGCCGCCCTGCAGCCTTGTCCTCGCGGCGCCGCTCAGGC
This genomic interval carries:
- the ID2 gene encoding DNA-binding protein inhibitor ID-2; translation: MKAFSPVRSVRKNSLSDHSLGISRSKTPVDDPMSLLYNMNDCYSKLKELVPSIPQNKKVSKMEILQHVIDYILDLQIALDSHPTIVSLHHQRPGQTQASRTPLTTLNTDISILSLQASEFPSELMSNDSKALCG